From one Planktothrix agardhii NIES-204 genomic stretch:
- a CDS encoding vitamin K epoxide reductase, translated as MIRRRSTPWIHQKSRFIIASVAAFGAVIAAYLTFVKLTGGSAACPTTGCDQVLESPYAIVFGLPLPLFGLVAYIIMAGMAVSPWLINTETQKSLRTKTEDWTWILMFAQASAMMIFSFYLMYIMAFVIKALCIYCTASAICSISLFLLVLLGKDWEDRGQLFFIAVVVAMITLIGTLAVYAPINSPRAEESQFNITTISDPANIELAEYLTQSGAKMYGAFWCGHCHDQKQLFGQQAVDKMPYIECDKEGKNPQLDLCKAKNIESYPTWEIKGKMYTGIQSLEKLSEVSGYKGSRAFGTR; from the coding sequence ATGATTCGCCGACGTTCAACTCCTTGGATTCATCAAAAATCGAGATTTATCATTGCTAGTGTAGCTGCTTTTGGTGCAGTAATTGCCGCCTATTTAACCTTTGTTAAACTGACAGGAGGAAGTGCGGCTTGTCCGACAACAGGTTGCGATCAAGTTCTGGAAAGTCCCTATGCCATTGTTTTTGGTTTACCCCTGCCTTTGTTTGGGTTAGTGGCTTATATTATCATGGCAGGGATGGCAGTTTCCCCTTGGTTAATTAATACAGAAACTCAAAAAAGTTTAAGAACCAAAACAGAAGATTGGACATGGATATTGATGTTTGCTCAAGCATCTGCCATGATGATTTTCAGTTTTTATCTGATGTATATAATGGCATTTGTCATTAAAGCCTTGTGTATTTATTGTACTGCTTCTGCCATTTGTTCTATCAGTTTATTCCTTTTAGTTTTATTAGGTAAAGATTGGGAAGATCGAGGTCAACTATTTTTTATTGCGGTAGTAGTAGCAATGATCACATTAATTGGAACCTTAGCGGTATATGCTCCAATTAATAGCCCTCGCGCTGAAGAAAGTCAGTTTAACATTACCACAATATCCGACCCGGCGAATATTGAACTGGCTGAATATTTAACCCAGTCTGGGGCAAAAATGTATGGGGCTTTTTGGTGTGGTCACTGTCATGATCAAAAGCAATTATTTGGTCAACAAGCAGTAGATAAAATGCCTTATATTGAGTGTGACAAAGAAGGTAAAAATCCTCAACTTGATTTGTGTAAAGCCAAGAATATTGAAAGTTATCCCACCTGGGAAATTAAGGGTAAAATGTATACAGGAATTCAGAGTTTAGAAAAGTTATCAGAGGTTTCAGGATATAAAGGATCTCGGGCTTTTGGGACTCGTTAA
- a CDS encoding putative flavin-containing amine oxidase — protein sequence MKSQGFQVTILEARDRIGGRIYTDKTLGFPVDLGASWIHGIQNNPIGKLAHDFNIAIKQTNYYHIDLYTNNQNKIQDSELEQAESLYEKIIARAKSWSEN from the coding sequence TTGAAATCTCAAGGATTTCAAGTTACTATTTTAGAAGCCCGCGATCGCATTGGGGGCAGAATTTATACAGATAAAACATTAGGTTTTCCCGTCGATTTAGGCGCGTCATGGATTCATGGAATTCAAAATAATCCGATTGGAAAACTAGCCCATGACTTTAATATTGCTATTAAACAAACCAATTATTATCATATAGATTTATATACGAATAATCAAAATAAAATTCAAGATTCTGAATTAGAACAAGCTGAATCTCTGTATGAAAAAATTATAGCCCGGGCTAAATCTTGGAGTGAAAATTAA
- a CDS encoding DNA methylase N-4/N-6 domain protein, translating into MTITEFINKIVQGDCIEVMKNFENNCIDMVLTSPPYDNLRKYRGFVFPFEDIARELYRVIKPGGVMVWVVADATIEGSETGTSFKQAIFFKEIGFNIHDTMIFRKRNPIPQIYRRRYSNEFEYMFVFSKGQVATHNALMVDCLHAGLELNGTTYKNYSKDDQKRSKMAKPVKNQKIKGNIWEYVVGKNLEDQEAKNHPAPFPCELARDHIYSWSNAGDLILDPMCGSGTTCKVAQQMGRNFIGIDISPEYCEIARNRIEKVDGFQLQLPLDTIELNQNSIPSLPQLS; encoded by the coding sequence ATGACTATTACTGAATTTATTAATAAAATAGTCCAAGGAGATTGTATCGAAGTGATGAAAAACTTCGAGAATAACTGTATTGATATGGTGTTAACTTCTCCCCCCTATGATAACCTGAGAAAATACAGAGGTTTTGTATTTCCCTTTGAAGATATTGCTAGAGAATTATACCGGGTGATTAAACCAGGGGGGGTTATGGTTTGGGTGGTTGCTGACGCCACTATTGAGGGAAGTGAAACTGGAACCAGCTTTAAACAGGCGATATTTTTTAAAGAAATTGGTTTTAATATTCATGATACCATGATCTTTAGAAAAAGAAATCCTATTCCACAAATTTATCGACGCAGATATAGTAATGAATTTGAATATATGTTTGTTTTCAGTAAAGGTCAAGTTGCTACCCATAACGCCCTAATGGTAGACTGTTTACACGCCGGATTAGAACTAAATGGCACAACCTATAAAAATTATTCAAAGGATGATCAAAAACGTTCAAAAATGGCAAAACCTGTAAAGAATCAAAAAATTAAAGGGAATATTTGGGAATATGTAGTGGGAAAAAATCTCGAAGATCAAGAAGCTAAAAATCACCCTGCACCCTTTCCCTGTGAATTAGCGAGGGATCATATTTATTCTTGGTCAAATGCTGGGGATTTGATTCTTGACCCGATGTGTGGAAGTGGGACAACTTGCAAAGTTGCTCAACAAATGGGGAGAAATTTTATCGGAATTGATATTAGTCCAGAATACTGTGAAATTGCGAGAAATCGAATTGAAAAAGTCGATGGATTCCAGTTGCAATTGCCCCTAGATACCATCGAATTAAATCAAAATTCTATTCCGTCATTACCCCAACTTTCCTAA
- a CDS encoding binding-protein-dependent transport systems inner membrane component, whose amino-acid sequence MSRSKALQYYVFSRLLLAPLMLWTITTVVFLLLRATPGDPVDAILGPRAPEAAKEALRSQLGLKGSLWQQYFEYMGKLLHLDLGTSLTSRGETVWQIIQNHFPATVELALFSMMVALAVGITVGAVAASHPDTIWDTGGRLFGIITYAIPPFWAGMLFQLIFAVQLGWFPLGTRFPVTIPTPEGWSGLYTLDSLFTGNLMQLGVALYYLCLPSLTLGLLLSGIFERIVRVNLKQTLKADYVEAARARGIPELRIVLAHALKNAMIPVITVLGLTFAALLGGAILTEVTFSWPGLANRLYEAISFRDYPTVQGIVVFFAAIVVAASILIDVLNACIDPRIRY is encoded by the coding sequence ATGTCTCGTTCTAAAGCTTTACAATATTACGTTTTTAGTCGTTTACTGTTAGCCCCCTTAATGTTGTGGACAATTACCACCGTGGTTTTTTTGCTGTTACGCGCCACGCCTGGTGACCCTGTGGATGCGATTCTTGGCCCCCGTGCGCCCGAAGCCGCAAAGGAGGCTTTGCGATCGCAATTGGGGTTAAAAGGTTCTCTATGGCAACAATATTTTGAGTATATGGGAAAACTCCTACATCTTGATTTAGGCACATCCCTCACCAGTCGAGGGGAAACGGTTTGGCAAATTATTCAAAATCACTTTCCCGCAACGGTTGAACTGGCTTTATTTAGCATGATGGTGGCTTTGGCGGTGGGAATTACCGTTGGGGCCGTAGCCGCGTCCCATCCCGATACGATTTGGGACACGGGGGGCCGTTTATTCGGAATTATTACCTATGCAATTCCTCCTTTTTGGGCCGGGATGCTGTTTCAGTTAATATTTGCGGTGCAGTTGGGTTGGTTTCCCCTGGGAACACGATTTCCGGTGACAATTCCTACTCCTGAAGGTTGGAGTGGTTTGTATACCTTGGATAGTTTATTTACGGGAAACTTAATGCAGTTGGGAGTCGCACTTTATTACCTCTGTTTACCTTCTTTAACTTTAGGTTTATTGTTAAGTGGTATTTTTGAACGCATTGTGCGGGTTAACCTCAAACAAACTTTAAAAGCCGATTATGTAGAAGCGGCTAGGGCCAGAGGAATTCCCGAATTAAGAATTGTTTTAGCCCATGCTTTAAAAAATGCCATGATTCCAGTAATTACGGTTTTAGGTTTAACTTTTGCAGCGTTATTAGGGGGGGCAATTTTAACGGAAGTTACCTTTTCTTGGCCGGGATTAGCTAATCGTTTATATGAAGCCATTAGTTTCCGAGATTATCCAACGGTGCAGGGAATTGTTGTCTTTTTCGCGGCTATTGTTGTTGCTGCTAGTATTCTAATTGATGTTCTGAATGCCTGTATTGATCCGAGAATTAGATATTAG
- a CDS encoding rfrA pentapeptide repeat-containing protein yields MNCKFIYLLEYPKPGTDDRERRPSSGEFGPDEFTKLFQEAIDTVDLIFREGVDWRAFIYSF; encoded by the coding sequence GTGAATTGTAAGTTTATTTATCTCTTAGAATATCCTAAACCTGGAACCGATGACCGAGAACGTCGCCCCAGTAGCGGAGAATTTGGGCCAGATGAATTTACTAAATTGTTTCAAGAAGCGATAGATACCGTTGATTTGATCTTCCGTGAAGGAGTTGATTGGCGGGCGTTTATTTATTCCTTTTAA